Proteins from a single region of Rhipicephalus sanguineus isolate Rsan-2018 chromosome 5, BIME_Rsan_1.4, whole genome shotgun sequence:
- the LOC119394705 gene encoding UDP-GalNAc:beta-1,3-N-acetylgalactosaminyltransferase 1-like, producing MGFFIRLQVLTVAACLVCLAYTIVNPGVSSEEESSHRFRTSRRPVEAPRRAAAARSGPSAEAVLCRNCSPPTPTSIKSSDPEKSLGKPLFPYRILWNVDYRCNRDDPSKPFHYLVAVNSLPENYALRQIMRAEAWEQLARPSSKGMLLLFFLGMPRSRRQKAKLRSEIARYGDIVVGDYYATPENSTLTSLMIFRWTSKFCRRVRFLVKANDGAHVDYRFLRDSYDFFVDHSMDYEMFGSFVSLGARTCQEPADDSVALRNCSGVLGYLVGCAYVLTADVVEPLLYASATEQSPPTPPEDLYVTGTLADSVSARRAEVAHFEGCYVAYAKKARIWQGGPLYWLRDHILALCARIDRALGTKLGRRCFSILFCFVCVCVYLRLTRQRMF from the exons ATGGGCTTCTTCATCAGG CTTCAAGTACTAACTGTGGCAGCGTGCCTCGTCTGTCTCGCTTACACCATCGTAAACCCTGGCGTCTCGAGCGAGGAAGAGTCGAGTCATCGCTTTCGGACGTCGCGTCGTCCGGTCGAAGCGCCTCGACGAGCCGCTGCTGCCCGTTCCGGTCCCTCGGCAGAGGCCGTGCTCTGCCGCAACTGCTCGCCACCGACGCCGACTTCGATAAAGAGCAGCGATCCCGAAAAGTCGCTGGGAAAGCCGCTCTTTCCCTACCGCATACTCTGGAACGTCGACTACCGGTGCAACAGGGACGACCCGTCAAAGCCGTTCCACTACCTGGTCGCCGTCAACTCGCTGCCGGAGAACTACGCTCTCAGACAGATCATGCGCGCCGAAGCCTGGGAACAACTGGCGCGGCCGAGTAGCAAGGGCATGCTCTTGCTCTTCTTCCTGGGCATGCCCCGGTCGCGCCGACAGAAGGCCAAGCTGcgctccgagattgcgcgctacGGTGACATCGTTGTGGGAGACTACTACGCGACTCCCGAGAACTCCACGTTGACCAGCCTCATGATCTTCAGGTGGACGTCGAAGTTCTGCCGGCGGGTCCGCTTCCTGGTCAAGGCCAACGACGGCGCCCACGTGGACTACCGCTTCCTCCGGGACTCGTACGACTTCTTCGTGGATCATTCGATGGACTATGAGATGTTCGGCTCGTTCGTGTCGCTGGGAGCGAGGACCTGCCAGGAACCGGCCGACGACAGCGTCGCGTTACGTAACTGCAGCGGGGTCCTCGGTTACCTCGTCGGCTGCGCGTACGTCCTCACCGCCGACGTGGTCGAGCCGCTCTTGTACGCCTCAGCCACGGagcagtcgccacctacgccgcccGAGGACCTCTACGTGACGGGCACCCTCGCAGACAGCGTCAGCGCTCGCCGCGCCGAAGTGGCTCACTTCGAGGGCTGTTACGTTGCCTATGCGAAGAAGGCTAGAATCTGGCAAGGGGGTCCGCTCTATTGGCTCAGGGACCACATCCTTGCCTTGTGTGCGAGAATCGACCGCGCGCTCGGCACGAAACTCGGCCGACGGTGTTTTTCGATCCTCTTCTgctttgtgtgcgtgtgcgtttaCCTGCGTTTGACCCGGCAGAGAATGTTTTAG
- the LOC119393728 gene encoding lactosylceramide 1,3-N-acetyl-beta-D-glucosaminyltransferase → MERRYNKPNLYLINPQNVCPPTSRVDYLFVVFSAAEYAESRRVIRDTWVKDARRSSGNRVIFIFGKPSSAKLQSALEFESEQYGDVVQEDFRDSYRNLTFKTVAMLRWANIHCPQARFVVKIDDDSLPNLANLYRAMHGQPEDAIYGELKRGYVPERSPNHKWYIPYEEYPRNVVPDFVMGGMYVVGGRVVDLLYRATGQVKPFRMEDMFLTGMCAERAGVTRTHLVGTRIEKLSSPCDYKKSIYGHHVCAREMKELWHALKRIEYKCIRLFFSVHFCRCYSTYTPGVKIGTPVF, encoded by the coding sequence ATGGAGCGGCGGTACAACAAGCCAAACCTGTACCTCATCAACCCGCAGAATGTGTGCCCGCCCACCTCGCGAGTAGACTACCTGTTCGTCGTTTTCTCAGCGGCTGAATACGCCGAGTCCCGTAGGGTTATCAGGGACACATGGGTTAAGGACGCTAGGAGGTCTTCCGGAAACAGAGTGATTTTCATCTTCGGCAAGCCCAGTAGCGCTAAGTTACAGAGCGCCTTAGAATTCGAGTCCGAGCAGTATGGGGACGTAGTGCAGGAAGACTTCCGGGACAGCTACAGGAACCTGACTTTCAAGACGGTCGCGATGCTTCGATGGGCAAACATTCACTGTCCCCAAGCTCGCTTCGTTGTCAAGATTGACGACGACTCCTTGCCTAACCTGGCCAACTTGTACAGGGCGATGCACGGCCAGCCTGAAGACGCTATCTACGGGGAGCTCAAACGCGGGTATGTTCCAGAGCGCAGCCCGAACCATAAGTGGTACATCCCTTACGAGGAGTACCCGAGAAACGTGGTCCCGGACTTTGTAATGGGAGGCATGTACGTCGTCGGTGGTCGCGTGGTGGATCTGCTGTACAGAGCCACCGGTCAAGTGAAGCCCTTTCGAATGGAAGACATGTTCTTAACGGGAATGTGCGCCGAAAGGGCGGGGGTCACCAGGACGCATTTAGTTGGCACTCGTATTGAGAAGTTGTCGTCTCCCTGCGACTACAAGAAGTCCATTTACGGCCACCACGTGTGTGCCAGAGAAATGAAGGAGCTGTGGCACGCCTTGAAGCGCATCGAGTATAAATGCATCCGCCTGTTTTTCAGTGTTCATTTCTGCCGCTGCTACTCTACGTACACGCCAGGAGTGAAGATTGGGACCCCAGTGTTTTAG
- the LOC119392864 gene encoding beta-1,3-galactosyltransferase 1, whose translation MLLAYTFVLFLFPPFTGSPQSEAPLRWFSNPDIAGRSLPVERMHNEPYDYLINPRDLCPTYAPVDYLFLVLSAPEYVDRRNVIRRTWAKDVRRSAGNRVLFLLGKPGTAKLQDALELESLGCGDIVQEDFWDTYRNLSLKSIMLLRWASLHCRQARFVVKIDDDCFPNLANFYRAMQGQPEDAIYGELLHRHIPSRDPLDKWYVPYEEITPDVFPDYIHGAMYVIGGRVVELLYRATGHVRPISMEDVYITGMCAERAGIGRTRLAGTNNNKLSTLCEYKRAIYGHHVTAEEMDQLWYAMKLLEYKCHRLFYSVHVCYCRAVDGAAAERVIEAPVL comes from the coding sequence ATGCTTCTCGCGTACACCTTCGTGCTCTTTTTGTTCCCACCTTTCACCGGCTCACCCCAGAGCGAAGCGCCTCTGAGATGGTTCTCAAATCCAGATATAGCTGGGAGAAGCTTACCGGTGGAACGGATGCATAACGAACCGTACGATTACCTCATAAATCCCCGCGATCTGTGCCCGACATATGCGCCGGTCGACTACCTGTTCCTGGTTTTATCGGCACCGGAATACGTCGACAGACGCAACGTCATACGACGCACATGGGCCAAGGACGTGAGGCGGTCCGCCGGAAACCGGGTGCTGTTCCTCCTCGGCAAGCCCGGCACTGCGAAACTTCAGGACGCCTTGGAGTTGGAGTCGCTAGGGTGCGGAGACATAGTTCAAGAGGACTTCTGGGACACGTACCGAAACTTGTCTCTCAAGTCGATCATGCTGCTTCGCTGGGCGTCCCTCCATTGCCGGCAGGCCCGGTTCGTGGTAAAGATAGACGACGACTGCTTCCCGAACCTGGCCAATTTTTACCGAGCCATGCAGGGGCAGCCAGAGGACGCTATCTACGGCGAACTGTTACACAGACACATCCCCTCGCGCGACCCTCTGGACAAGTGGTACGTTCCTTACGAAGAAATAACCCCCGATGTATTTCCAGACTATATACACGGCGCCATGTACGTCATCGGCGGTCGAGTGGTGGAGCTGCTGTATAGGGCTACTGGACACGTGCGGCCCATTAGCATGGAGGACGTGTACATCACCGGAATGTGCGCGGAGCGTGCTGGCATCGGCAGAACGCGTCTCGCCGGAACCAACAACAACAAATTGTCGACACTGTGTGAATACAAGAGGGCCATCTACGGCCATCACGTGACAGCGGAGGAAATGGACCAACTGTGGTATGCCATGAAGCTGCTGGAGTACAAGTGTCACCGGCTCTTTTACAGCGTTCACGTGTGCTACTGCCGCGCTGTGGACGGCGCCGCGGCGGAAAGGGTCATCGAGGCGCCAGTTCTTTGA